The genomic window GGGCGCTCCGAGGGCGCCGAGGTGACCTTCAAGTCGGAGGGCGGGGACGAGATCAAGGTGTTCACCACCCGGCCGGACACTTTGTTCGGGGCGACGTACATGGTGCTGGCCCCCGAGCACGCCTTGACGGAGAAATTGACCACAGAGACACAAAGAACGAAGGTAACGGCTTACGTCGACGCGGCGAGGAATAAGTCCGACCTGGAACGGACGGAACTGCAGAAGGACAAGACGGGGGTGTTCACGGGCGGGTACGCGCTCAACCCGGTCAACGGGGAAAAGATACCGGTCTGGATCGCGGATTACGTGCTCGGGTCGTACGGCACGGGGGCGATCATGGCGGTGCCGGCGCACGACGAGCGGGACCATGAGTTCGCGGCGAAGTACGGCATCGAGATCAAGACCGTGGTCTTGCCTCCGGCGGGGGCGGATCTCGAGGAAGGAAAGGCTTTTACCGGCGAGGGAACGGCAACGAATTCGGGACTCCTGGACGGCCTTACGACGCCCAAAGCCAAGGAAAAGATTATCGCTTGGCTTGAAGAGAAGGGCCTCGGGGCCAAGCGGGTAAACTATAAACTTCGCGATTGGCTCTTCTCGCGGCAACGGTATTGGGGAGAGCCGATACCGATAGTGCACTGCGCGAAGTGCGGAGTGGTCCCCGTACCTGAATCGCAGCTGCCGCTGCGATTGCCCGAGGTGGCCGATTTTAAACCGACCGGGACGGGCGAGTCGCCTTTGGCGAACGTCACGGACTGGGTCAATACGGCGTGCCCCGCCTGCGGCGGGGCGGCCAAGCGCGAGACCAACACGATGCCGCAGTGGGCGGGCTCGTGCTGGTACTACCTTCGGTACATCGATCCGAAAAATTCCACGGCGGCCTGGGACAAAGATCTCGAAAAATCCTGGGGACCGGTCGATTGTTATGTCGGCGGAGCCGAACACGCCGTCCTCCATCTGCTATATGCCCGGTTCTGGCATAAAGTCCTGTTCGACCTCGGCTTCGTCTCCACCAAGGAACCTTTTCAGAAGCTGAGGCACCAAGGGATGATCCTGTCGTACTCGAACCGGGATTCGAAGGGCAATTATCACCCCTACGAAGACGTGGAGTATGACGAGAAGGGGCAGGCCAAGCTCGCGGCCACCGGCGAGGTCCTCGCCTCGCAGGTCGAGAAGATGTCCAAGTCCAAGAAGAACGTGGTCAATCCCGACACCGTGCTCAAGCGCTACGGCGCCGACTCCTTCCGCCTGTACGAGATGTTCATGGGGCCCTTCGAGCAGGCCAAGCCCTGGGACATGCGCAGCATTGAAGGGGTGCATCGATTCTTGAAGCGCGCGTTCGTGCTGATCAACGACCTGGAGACGGCTCCCGCCGGGGGCGAGGGGCTCGTCGCGCTGCGCCACCGCACGATCAAGAAGGTCGGAGAGGACATCGAAGCCTTCGGCTTTAATACGGGCATCTCGGCGTTGATGATCTATTTGAACGCTCTTCAGGCTGATGATGCGCCGTCGAAGATAGACCTCGATACGTTTCTTCTTCTGCTCAATCCGTTCGCCCCGCATCTGACCGAGGAATTGTGGGAAAAGCTAGGCCACGAAGATCTGCTCTGCCGTCAACCGTGGCCGTCGTGGGACGCCAAGCACCTCGTCGACTCGACCATCGAGTATCCCGTCCAGGTGAACGGCAAGCTGCGCGACACGTTCACGATCGCGGCCGACGCGGCGGACGACGTCGTCAAGGAGACGGCGGTCAACCTCGCGAAGGTCCAGAACGCCGTGGGGACTCAAAAAATCGTTAAGATAATCCTCATCCCCAAGAAGCTGGTGAACCTGGTGGTCAAATGATCAAGAGATCGATTCCTCTCGTCCTGATCGCGCTCGCCGCCGCGTGCGGCACCGACGTCGCCTACAAGCCGACGCCCCAGCTGCTCCCGCAGCACGTCCAGCGCCTGGCTCTGCGGCCGATCGTCAACAAGACCCAGCAGTTCGGCCTCGAGGACAAGCTCCTGCTGCGCGTGCGCGACGAGTTCCTGCGCGACGGCCGCTACCCGCTGGTCCCCGAGCCCGAGTCCCAGGGGATCGTGTGGATCACGATCTCGCGCTACATCCTGACCGCCGTGCAGTACGACGCAACGCAGATCGCGACCGCCTACAAGCTGCGCATCCTCGTCGATCTCCAGTTCGTCGACAAGAGCACCAACCAGATCATCTGGGAGGAGAAGAACCTCGAGGGCATCCTGTCCTTCCCGGCTCAGACCCTCCGCGGGGGCTTGACGGAAGAACAGGCGCGCGAGCAGATCTGGGACATCCTGTCGCGCAACATCGTCAAGCGCGTCGTGGAGGGCTTCGGCTCGGTCACCGGGACCACGGAGCGGCGCATCACCGGCGACGCCCCTTCCACGCAGCCCGCGGCCAAGCCCGAGGAGCCGCTGAAGCCCGTCATCTCCAACCCGTACTGAGGCGATGGAGCTCAGGCCGAACGACCTCGCCGCGGAGTGGAAGGCCGGCAAGTTCCGGCCCGTCTACTACCTGTTCGGCGAAGAGTCGGCGTCTAAGGCGGACGCGGTCCTGAGGCTCAAGGCGCTGTTCAAGCCCGACGACTTCAACCTGCGGGAGTTCAGCGGAGACCCGAACTCCGAGCACCCCGCGATCGTCAGCGAGGCCCTGACCTTGCCCGTGTTCGCCGACAAGCGGCTCGTGATCGTGCGCAACCCCAAGATCCCCGCCGAGGCGCGCGCGGCGCTGGCCGAGTACCTGCGCGCTCCCTCGGCGACGACGACCTTGGTGCTCCTGTCCGAGGACCGGCGTCCCGACAAGAAGGACGCGCTCGCCAACGCCGCCGCCGCGGCCGGAGCGGTGTGCGTTTTTTCCCCGCTCACGGAAGAGGAAGCCGTCGAGCGCCTCCTGGTCGAGGCCAAGAAGGCCGGGAAGAACCTCGATCCCGCGGCCGCCGCCGCGCTCACCGAGCAGGCCGGGACGGATTGGGGCATTTTAGCCGGAGAGCTGGAAAAAGCGATCCTCTTCGCCGGCCAGGCGGCCGACATCGGCATGGAGGCCGTGTCGGCGAGCATGGGCTTGCGCAAGGCGACCGACCCGTGGGCTTTCGAGCGCCTGGTGTCGTCGCGCGACCTCAAGGCCTGCATGACCTACCTTCGCGACGCCTTCGCCGACGCCAAGCCCGACGAGGTCGTGTTCCGCTCGCTCGCTCAGGCCCGCGCCGCCTACCTCAAGCAGCTCAAGGCCAAGCGCATGCTCAAGGCCGGCCTGGCGCAGAGGGACATCGAGATGAAGCTCCGGATCTTCTACGACCGCGACTTTTTCCAGCGCGCCCAGCGCGTCACCGAGGAGCGCCTGCGCCGCGACCTGCGCCGCCTGCTCGAGGTCGAGACCGACCTCAAGTCCAAGGCCTGGCTCGACGCCAAGATCGAGTTCGAGGGCGTCGTCGTCGAGCTCTGCACCCCGACGGCGCGCCTCTGAAGGAAGCGAAGCGCCCGTCCCTTGCGGGACGGGCGCTCGTTTTATGCCGTGAAAAGTGTTACTTCGCGGCGGCGGTCAGCTTGTTGACCTGAAGGGCCAGGCGCGACTTCTTGCGCGCGGCGGCCTTCCAGTGGATGGTTCCGCTCTTCGCGGCCTTGTCGAGCGCGGCGGAGGCCTTGCCCGTCAGCGCGCCGAGGTCCTTGATGTCCCTGCTCTTCGCGGCGTCCACGACGGCGCGGACGGCGAGGCGGACCGACTTCTTGATGCCCGCGTTGTGGATCGCGTGCTTCAGGGACTGGCGGTGAGCCTTGAGACCCGACTTGTGACGCATCTGCTTCTTCTTTGCCATAGTTTTGAGATTATGGCTTTTTAGAGCCTATGCCGTCAATGAGGCTCCGACGGGGCTCAGCGGGCCCGGATCAGGACGGTGAAGCCCCAGACGAGGGACCGGTAAAGGGCCTTATAGGACCCCCCGCCGGAGGAGACCGCGTAGGCCGAGGAGGTCGTCCAGACCACGTCGCGCAGGGCCACGCTCGGGCCCACGGAGACGGCCGCGGAAGGGTGCCACAAGCCCGCCAGGTACCACCAGCGCTCGTAGTACGAACGCGTGCCGAAGTTCAGCGGGATATAGGTGCCGTGGCGGAGGAAGACCGTCGCCTTCGGCTCCAAGCCCTCGAGCCAGAACCAGGCGAGCTCCGGCTCGAGCTTGAGGGAGCTCTGGTTGTTGAAGAAGTTGCGCTCGTAGCGGACCTTGAACGCGCCGACGAAGCTCCCTCCCAGGCCCGCGCGCGGCGTCGCGTCGAGGATGAGGATGTTCTCCGGACGGTTCCCGGTCGGCCGCCAGAACCACGTCCCCGCTCCGTTGTTCGTCCAATCGTCGTCGTGCCGGGCGCCGCTCTGCACCTGGTAGAAAACGCCGAGCTTGAGGTTCCGGTGGGCCCTCCCGTAGGTCCCCAAGGTCAAGGAGCGCTGCGGTCTCTGTCCCTCGAACTGCCAGCGCTCGGTAAGGTCGGCGAGCGGCTCGAGGCGCCCCGCGCGCCCCATCACGCGCGCCGAGGCCTCGTACTCCGGCAGGCGCCCGCGCGGGACCTGCGGGACGGGCGCGGCGAAGGCCGCGGACGCGGCCCACGCGAGGAGGAAGGCGGCCTTAACGGTAATCTTGGTCAAGGAGGTCCGCGTAGGCGCCGTCCAGATCCGTCTCGTCCTCGACCGGGCTCTTCTCGGCGTCCATGTTCCAGTTGAGGCTCTTGGTCCAGTCGTAGGCCTGCGGCTTGGTGAGGTCGACCCCGGCCTTGATCAGCACGCCTTTGCCCGCGGGCACGAGCAGGCTCTCCTTCGACTTGTCCGTCGAGAGCTCGACGGCGCCCTCGTTGACGCACACCCACAGGTCCCGGGACTTGCCCTTGGCGCGCCCGTAAGCCGTGAAGAACTCCGTGCCGCGCACGGCGGCGACGGCGGACGGCGTGCGCACGTTGAACTGCCGGCCGGCGAGGCGCTTCGTGATCTTCGCGAACACCGAGCCGTAGGAGAGGAAGGCCTCGGCCAAGGTCTCGGACTTCGAGCCGTTCGCGCCGGGCCAGGTCACGGCGACGCGGCTGGACCCGCGCAGCTTGAGGCGGGAGCCGTCGGGCAGCTCGATGACGGCGCCGGCGCCCTGCGCCGTGGTCACGGAGGCGCCGTGGTCGAGCCGCGCTCCGGTCTTGCCGAGGCCGCCGCCGTGCTCGGACTCGACGGTCACGTCCCCCTTCACGTACACGAGCCGCGCGGAGGGAGCCTTGGGATCCGCCGCGAGCAAGGGGCCGGCGGCGAGGAGGAAGATGGCCGATAGAAGTCCGATTCTCGTCGTCATGTGATGATTCTACCTCATTGATATACTGTAGGTATGGAGCCTTTGGACCGCCGCCACCTCCCTCATAAGACCGGCGTCTACATCATGTGCGACGCCGGTGGGGAGATCCTCTACATCGGCAAGGCGCTGGACCTGGCCAAGCGCGTCGCGAATTATTTCAATCCCAACAAGGAGGACCTCAAGAACCAGAGCCTCGTCCCCCTGATCCGGCGCATCGACTACGTCCTGTGCGAGTCCGAGCGCGAGTCCCTGCTGCTCGAGCGCCGCCTGATCAACGAGCACCAGCCCTTCTTCAACGTGATGTGGAAGGACGGCAAGACCTACCCGTACATCAAGGTCACTTTGGGCGAGGATTATCCAAGGATCTTCACCACGCGCCGCAAGGTCCGCGACGGCGGCGCCTACTTCGGCCCCTTCCCGAAGGTCTCCCCGATCCGGGCGCTCCTGCGCTACCTCTGGAAGCAGCGCCTGTTCCCCCTCCGGCCGTGCCGCTGGGAGTTCTCCGAGGCGAAGCCGCTGGACAAGCGCAAGATCACTTCGTGCCTGTACTACCACACCGGGGAATGCCCGGCGCCGTGCGCCGGGAAGACCTCGAAGAGCGCCTACCGCGACATCGCCGAGAGGGCCGTGCTGTTCTTCAAGGGCCGGTACGACGACCTCCGGGCGGAGTTCGAGCGGGACATGCAGGCCGCGTCGAAGGAGCTGGACTACGAGCGCGCGGCGCAATTGCGCGACAACGTCCTGGCCCTGTCCCAGATGGGCGAGCGGGTGCGGGTGCGCGCCGTCGAGGCCGACCAGGTGGGCGGCCACACCGCGCGCACGCAGATGGTCACGGACCTCCAGAAGGCCCTGATGCTCCCGACCCCGCCGGTGCACATCGAGTGCTTTGACATCTCGCACTTCCAGGGCCATCAGACCGTCGCGTCCATGGTCTGCTTCACCGGCGGCAAGGCCAACCGGGACCACTACCGGAAGTTCAAGATCCGGGACACGGCGGGCATCGACGACTTCAAGTCCATGCACGAGGCCGTGTACCGGCGCTACAAGCGCCTCAAGGCCGAGAAAGCCGCCCTGCCCGACCTCATCCTCATCGACGGCGGCAAGGGCCAGCTCGGCGCCGCCCAGGAGGCCCTCAAGGCGCTCGGGCTCAAGATCCCGATGGCCTCGCTGGCCAAGCGCATCGAGGAGGTCTTCGTCCCGGGCCGCTCCGAGTCCATCCTCCTGCGCCTCGACGACCCCGCCCTGCGCCTGCTCCAGCAGCTGCGCGACGAGGCCCACCGCTTCGGCGTCGCCTACCACCGCCTCCTGCGCGACAAGAGCCTGTTCGAAGGATAGGCGCGAGCGGTGTCAGGCTCGCAAATTCGTTGAATTCTCCTGAAAGCAGAAGGCCCCGGCAGCGTCGCCGAGGCCTTCCCACTCGCGGACGTCCTAAGAATTCAACGAATTTGCGAACCTGACACCGTGTCCCTTAGCCTTGCTTGCCGGCCAGCTCGCCGAGGCCGAACATGGGCATGAACATCGCGATGACGATCGTGCCGATGATGAGGCCCATGACGACGATGACGATGGGCTCGATCAGGGAGGTCAGGCCTTTGACGGCGGTGTCGACCTCCTGGTCGTAGAAGTCGGCGATCTTGGAGAGCATGATGTCGAGGGCGCCGGTCTCCTCTCCGACGGAGATCATCGAGGTGACCATGTTCGGGAAGATGCCCGACTTCTTGAGCGGGTCGGACAGGTGGCCGCCCTCGCGGATGGACTCGCGCGTGCTGTCGACGGCCTCGGCGATGACGACGTTGCCGGCCGTCTGGGCGACGGTCTCCAGCGCCTGCATGATCGGCACGCCGGACTTGATCAAGGTGCCGAGCGTGCGCGTGAAGCGGGCGACGGCGACCTTCTTCAGGATGGGCCCGAAGATCGGAGCTTTGAGGGACTGGGCGTCGACCCATTTGTGGCCGAACGGCGTGGCGTAGAACTTCTCGAAGGCCTTCCAGCCGACGAACGGGGCCGCGACGATGAGGTACCATTTCGCCTTCATCGCGTCGGAGAGGTCGATGAGGATCTGCGTCGGCAGCGGCAGCTCCGCGCCGAAGCCCGCGAAGATGTTCTTGAAGGTCGGGATGACGAAGATCATCAGGAAGACGGTGACGATCGAGCAGATCGAGAGCACGATCGCGGGGTACATCATCGCACCCTTCACCTTGGCCTTCAGGGCCTCGGAGCTCTCGAGGTAGGCGGTCAGGCGCTCGAGGATGGTGTCGAGGATGCCGCCGAGCTCGCCGGCCTTGACCATCGAGCAGTACAGGTCGGGGAAGGCGTTCGGGTGCTTCTTCAGCGCGTCGGAGATGGACAGGCCGGCCTCGATGTCGGACTTGACCCCGCCGAGGACCTCCTTGAAGTCGGGGTTCTCGGCCTGGCTCTCGAGGATGCCGAGGCTCTGCACGATCGGCACGCCGGCGCCGACGAGGGTCGACAGCTGGCGGGAGAACAGCGACAGGTCCTTCGAGGGGATGCTCTTCTTGCTCTTCTTCCAGCCGACCGCGGCCTTGAACTTCTCGACCGGCGACATCGTCTTCTCCGCGATCTCGAGGACGACCATCTTCTGCCCGCGCAGCTTCTCGACGGCGGCGCGCTGCTCGTCGGCGTCGATGACGCCCTCCATGACGAGGCCGGCGGCGGTCTTGGCTTTATAGCTGTAGGCGGGCATAGTCTCTCCCTATTCTACGATTGCGCGGGCGTCATGTGGCGCTGCATCAGGCGGCGAAGGTCCTCGGGGTCCATCGAGTGCGCCATGGCCTCCTGGAAGGTGATCTTCTGCTTGAAGTAGAGGTCGGCCAGCGACTGGTTCATCGTCTGCATGCCGATCTTGCCGCCGGTCTGGATCGCGACCTGGATCTGCTCGACCTTCTGCTCGCGGATCAGGTTGCGGATCGCGGAGTTGACGATCAAAGTCTCGCAGGCCAGGACGCGGCCCGTGCCCGTCGAGTGGCTCAGCAGCTGCTGGCAGAGGACGGCCTGGAGGACGAAGGAGAGCTGGACGCGGACCTGATCGAGCTGGTGCTGGGGGAACACGTCGATGATGCGGTTGATCGTCTGGGCGCAGTCCGTCGTGTGGAGCGTGGCCAGCACCATGTGGCCGGTCTCCGCGATGTTGAGCGCGGCCTGGATCGTCTCCAGGTCGCGCAGCTCGCCGATGAGGATGACGTCCGGGTCCTGGCGCAGGATGTGGCGCAGGGCGGCGCCGAAGGTCACCGTGTCGGAGCCGACCTCGCGCTGGTTGATGACGGACTTCTTGTGCGCGTGGACGAACTCGATGGGGTCCTCGATCGTCATGATGTGCGCGGCGCGCGTCTCGTTGATGAAGTCGATCATGCTGGCCAAGGTCGTGGATTTGCCCGAGCCGGTCTGGCCGGTGACGAGGATGAGCCCCTTCGGGAGCTTCATGATGTCGAGGATGGACTTGGGCACGCCGATCTCCTCGAAGGTCTTGAAGGAGTTCGGGATCGCGCGGACGGCGGCGCCGACCGAGCCGGTCTGGCGGTACACGTTCATGCGCACGCGGCCGATGCCGCGCAGGTTGAAGGCGAGGTCGAGCTCGTTGGACGCCTCGAAGCGCTGGCGCTGCTGGTCGTTGAGCAGCGAGTAGATCAAGGTCTGCGCCGTCTCGCTGCTGAGCTTCTCGAACGGCGTCGGCAGCAGCGAGCCGTCGATGCGCAGGGTCGGCGGGGCCCCCACCGTGAGATGGAGGTCGGACGCGCCGCGCTCGTGCATCAGCAGGAACAGCTCTCCCATCGAAACCATGCAGGACTCCTTTAAAGTTAAGTGTCGACGTCCGACGCCGTCACGCGCATCATCTCCTCGGCGGTGGTCAGGCCCCCGAGCAGCTTGCGCACGGCGCACATGCGCAGAGTCAGCATGCCCTGCTTCATGGACTGGTTCTTGATCATCTTCGCTGACGCCCGGTCCAGGATGAGCTGGCGGATCGCGTCGGTGACTTCCATGACCTCGTAGAGGCCCTGGCGTCCGCGATAACCGGTGGTCGCGCAGTTCTCGCAGCCTTTGCCCTTATACAGCGTGATCTTGTTCTTCTCGCCCACGGCCGCCTGGAGCTGGACCTCGGGCACGCCAAGCTTGAGCAGCCAGTCCTTCTCGACCTCGTACGGCTCCTTGCACTTCGGGCAGATCGCGCGCAGCAGGCGCTGGGCCTCGATCATCAGCATGGCCGAGCTGACGAGGAAGGGCTCCACGCCCATCATGCCCAGGCGCGTGATCGTCTGCGAGGTGTCGTTGGTGTGCAGAGTCGAGAAGACGAGGTGGCCGGTCAGGGCGGCGTTGATTGCGATCGTCGCCGTCTCCTGGTCGCGGATCTCGCCGACCATGATGACGTCGGGGTCCTGGCGCAGGAAGGAGCGCAGCGCCGCCGGGAAGGTCAGGCCGACCTGGTTGTTGATCTGGACCTGGTTGATGCCGGGGAGCTGGTACTCGACGGGGTCCTCGGCCGTCATGATGTTGCAGTCCGGGGTGTTCAGGTTGGACAGAGCCGAGTACAGAGTGGTCGATTTTCCCGACCCGGTCGGTCCGGTGACGAGGTTGACGCCGTACGGCGCCTCCATGGCTTTCTTGAAGACCGCCATGGCTTCCGGCTCGAAGCCGAGCTGGGTCATGTTGACCTTCAGACCCGACGAGTCGAGGATGCGGGTGACGATCTTCTCGCCGGGAGCGCAGGGCAGGACCGACACGCGCATGTCGATCTCCTTGCCGTCCATCTTGATGCGCATGCGCCCGTCCTGGGGCACGCGCCTCTCGGCGATGTTGAGGTTCGACATGATCTTGACGCGCGCGCAGATCGCGGCGTGGAACTTCTTGGGCGGGGAGGGCTGCTCGTGCAGGACGCCGTCGATGCGGTAGCGGATGCGCAGGTCCTTGGCGTAGGCCTCGATATGGATGTCCGAGGCCTTGGCCTTCACCGCCCCGGCGATGATCAGGTTCACCATCTTGATCACCGGGGCGTCCTCGGCCGCCTTCTCGAGACCGGATTCGGTCTTTTCGGCCTTCTCCTCGACCTGCTCGAGCTCGTCGGCCGCGGCCTCGTTCTCCGACTGCTGCTTGACGATCTCCTCGAGGGCCTCCTGGGAGGTCTCCTGCTTGTAGTACTTCTCGTGCGCGGCGGAGATCTCGGCCTCGGAGGCGAGGCAGCCGATGACGTCGCAGCCGAGCTGCATCTTGAGGTCGTCGAGGATCATCACGTCGAGGGGGTCGGCGATGGCGACGGTGAGCCGGTCCTTCGTCTTGTTGAAGGGCATCAGCATCTTCTGCCGCGCGATGGACTCGGGGACCGCCTTGATCGCCTCCTCGGGGATCTCGCCGATGTCGGCGAGGGACACGTAGGAGATGCCGGTCTTCTCGGCGAGGAACTGGAGGAGCTTCTCCTCCTCGATGAAGCCCTTC from Elusimicrobiota bacterium includes these protein-coding regions:
- a CDS encoding type II secretion system F family protein, encoding MPAYSYKAKTAAGLVMEGVIDADEQRAAVEKLRGQKMVVLEIAEKTMSPVEKFKAAVGWKKSKKSIPSKDLSLFSRQLSTLVGAGVPIVQSLGILESQAENPDFKEVLGGVKSDIEAGLSISDALKKHPNAFPDLYCSMVKAGELGGILDTILERLTAYLESSEALKAKVKGAMMYPAIVLSICSIVTVFLMIFVIPTFKNIFAGFGAELPLPTQILIDLSDAMKAKWYLIVAAPFVGWKAFEKFYATPFGHKWVDAQSLKAPIFGPILKKVAVARFTRTLGTLIKSGVPIMQALETVAQTAGNVVIAEAVDSTRESIREGGHLSDPLKKSGIFPNMVTSMISVGEETGALDIMLSKIADFYDQEVDTAVKGLTSLIEPIVIVVMGLIIGTIVIAMFMPMFGLGELAGKQG
- a CDS encoding leucine--tRNA ligase; amino-acid sequence: GRSEGAEVTFKSEGGDEIKVFTTRPDTLFGATYMVLAPEHALTEKLTTETQRTKVTAYVDAARNKSDLERTELQKDKTGVFTGGYALNPVNGEKIPVWIADYVLGSYGTGAIMAVPAHDERDHEFAAKYGIEIKTVVLPPAGADLEEGKAFTGEGTATNSGLLDGLTTPKAKEKIIAWLEEKGLGAKRVNYKLRDWLFSRQRYWGEPIPIVHCAKCGVVPVPESQLPLRLPEVADFKPTGTGESPLANVTDWVNTACPACGGAAKRETNTMPQWAGSCWYYLRYIDPKNSTAAWDKDLEKSWGPVDCYVGGAEHAVLHLLYARFWHKVLFDLGFVSTKEPFQKLRHQGMILSYSNRDSKGNYHPYEDVEYDEKGQAKLAATGEVLASQVEKMSKSKKNVVNPDTVLKRYGADSFRLYEMFMGPFEQAKPWDMRSIEGVHRFLKRAFVLINDLETAPAGGEGLVALRHRTIKKVGEDIEAFGFNTGISALMIYLNALQADDAPSKIDLDTFLLLLNPFAPHLTEELWEKLGHEDLLCRQPWPSWDAKHLVDSTIEYPVQVNGKLRDTFTIAADAADDVVKETAVNLAKVQNAVGTQKIVKIILIPKKLVNLVVK
- a CDS encoding FecR domain-containing protein — encoded protein: MTTRIGLLSAIFLLAAGPLLAADPKAPSARLVYVKGDVTVESEHGGGLGKTGARLDHGASVTTAQGAGAVIELPDGSRLKLRGSSRVAVTWPGANGSKSETLAEAFLSYGSVFAKITKRLAGRQFNVRTPSAVAAVRGTEFFTAYGRAKGKSRDLWVCVNEGAVELSTDKSKESLLVPAGKGVLIKAGVDLTKPQAYDWTKSLNWNMDAEKSPVEDETDLDGAYADLLDQDYR
- the tadA gene encoding Flp pilus assembly complex ATPase component TadA — encoded protein: MSRRLADFLVEEKLLTADNLKEALDAQKKGGEKLGSLLIEKGFIEEEKLLQFLAEKTGISYVSLADIGEIPEEAIKAVPESIARQKMLMPFNKTKDRLTVAIADPLDVMILDDLKMQLGCDVIGCLASEAEISAAHEKYYKQETSQEALEEIVKQQSENEAAADELEQVEEKAEKTESGLEKAAEDAPVIKMVNLIIAGAVKAKASDIHIEAYAKDLRIRYRIDGVLHEQPSPPKKFHAAICARVKIMSNLNIAERRVPQDGRMRIKMDGKEIDMRVSVLPCAPGEKIVTRILDSSGLKVNMTQLGFEPEAMAVFKKAMEAPYGVNLVTGPTGSGKSTTLYSALSNLNTPDCNIMTAEDPVEYQLPGINQVQINNQVGLTFPAALRSFLRQDPDVIMVGEIRDQETATIAINAALTGHLVFSTLHTNDTSQTITRLGMMGVEPFLVSSAMLMIEAQRLLRAICPKCKEPYEVEKDWLLKLGVPEVQLQAAVGEKNKITLYKGKGCENCATTGYRGRQGLYEVMEVTDAIRQLILDRASAKMIKNQSMKQGMLTLRMCAVRKLLGGLTTAEEMMRVTASDVDT
- a CDS encoding 30S ribosomal protein S20 — its product is MAKKKQMRHKSGLKAHRQSLKHAIHNAGIKKSVRLAVRAVVDAAKSRDIKDLGALTGKASAALDKAAKSGTIHWKAAARKKSRLALQVNKLTAAAK
- a CDS encoding excinuclease ABC subunit UvrC, producing the protein MEPLDRRHLPHKTGVYIMCDAGGEILYIGKALDLAKRVANYFNPNKEDLKNQSLVPLIRRIDYVLCESERESLLLERRLINEHQPFFNVMWKDGKTYPYIKVTLGEDYPRIFTTRRKVRDGGAYFGPFPKVSPIRALLRYLWKQRLFPLRPCRWEFSEAKPLDKRKITSCLYYHTGECPAPCAGKTSKSAYRDIAERAVLFFKGRYDDLRAEFERDMQAASKELDYERAAQLRDNVLALSQMGERVRVRAVEADQVGGHTARTQMVTDLQKALMLPTPPVHIECFDISHFQGHQTVASMVCFTGGKANRDHYRKFKIRDTAGIDDFKSMHEAVYRRYKRLKAEKAALPDLILIDGGKGQLGAAQEALKALGLKIPMASLAKRIEEVFVPGRSESILLRLDDPALRLLQQLRDEAHRFGVAYHRLLRDKSLFEG
- a CDS encoding type IV pilus twitching motility protein PilT, which gives rise to MVSMGELFLLMHERGASDLHLTVGAPPTLRIDGSLLPTPFEKLSSETAQTLIYSLLNDQQRQRFEASNELDLAFNLRGIGRVRMNVYRQTGSVGAAVRAIPNSFKTFEEIGVPKSILDIMKLPKGLILVTGQTGSGKSTTLASMIDFINETRAAHIMTIEDPIEFVHAHKKSVINQREVGSDTVTFGAALRHILRQDPDVILIGELRDLETIQAALNIAETGHMVLATLHTTDCAQTINRIIDVFPQHQLDQVRVQLSFVLQAVLCQQLLSHSTGTGRVLACETLIVNSAIRNLIREQKVEQIQVAIQTGGKIGMQTMNQSLADLYFKQKITFQEAMAHSMDPEDLRRLMQRHMTPAQS
- the holA gene encoding DNA polymerase III subunit delta → MELRPNDLAAEWKAGKFRPVYYLFGEESASKADAVLRLKALFKPDDFNLREFSGDPNSEHPAIVSEALTLPVFADKRLVIVRNPKIPAEARAALAEYLRAPSATTTLVLLSEDRRPDKKDALANAAAAAGAVCVFSPLTEEEAVERLLVEAKKAGKNLDPAAAAALTEQAGTDWGILAGELEKAILFAGQAADIGMEAVSASMGLRKATDPWAFERLVSSRDLKACMTYLRDAFADAKPDEVVFRSLAQARAAYLKQLKAKRMLKAGLAQRDIEMKLRIFYDRDFFQRAQRVTEERLRRDLRRLLEVETDLKSKAWLDAKIEFEGVVVELCTPTARL